A stretch of the Candidatus Binataceae bacterium genome encodes the following:
- a CDS encoding DUF2147 domain-containing protein, whose amino-acid sequence MKWLMLCLVACLFATPAFAQNGRWVTASGNLVIDIAPCGDALCGTAVRELANHSMSDTNATISGPSPIGLKILRDFTPSSDKTWYGQIYNRENGKTYRCKMTVLSADELEIHPYVGIPLFGQTQVWHRATDTADSK is encoded by the coding sequence ATGAAATGGCTGATGCTTTGTCTCGTGGCATGTCTCTTCGCAACGCCGGCGTTCGCCCAGAACGGGAGATGGGTGACGGCCAGCGGCAATCTCGTGATCGACATCGCGCCGTGTGGCGACGCGCTGTGCGGCACTGCGGTCCGTGAACTCGCAAATCACTCGATGAGCGATACCAACGCGACTATCTCGGGACCCTCGCCGATTGGACTCAAGATCCTGCGCGACTTCACGCCGTCCAGCGACAAGACCTGGTATGGGCAAATCTATAATCGCGAGAACGGCAAGACTTACCGCTGCAAGATGACCGTGCTGAGCGCGGACGAACTCGAGATTCATCCCTACGTTGGTATCCCGCTGTTCGGGCAGACGCAGGTCTGGCATCGCGCGACCGACACCGCCGATTCGAAGTAG
- a CDS encoding serine hydrolase domain-containing protein → MELAPQRAGFSAERLNRITDHLSRNYIEPGKIAGCQVAVARRGINAYFKSFGLMDRERRRPMADDAIFRIYSMTKPITSIALMTLFEQGHFQLNDPVSRFIPEWRDHKVWISGEGANMEVAAPARPMTMRHVLSHTGGLTYGATNHPVDRVYREQMVQRERGETLAAFVRKLAHVPLRYHPGERWMYSLSTDVCGYLVEAISGKRFDRYLQETIFGPLEMRDTAFFVSRANASRFAANYERQPDKTLKLIDDPAASTYLSEPTFFSGGGGLTGTTADYLRFSEMLRRGGELDGNRIIGSRTLALMHKNHLAGGKDLTQMAIGAFSETAYEGVGFGLGFATTLGEVEAGTIGAGDYYWGGAASTIFWVDPKEDLVVVFMTQLMPSATFNFRGQLKNIIYSAIVD, encoded by the coding sequence ATGGAACTGGCACCGCAGCGGGCGGGATTCTCGGCAGAGCGGCTCAATCGCATCACCGATCACCTGAGTCGCAACTATATCGAGCCGGGCAAGATCGCCGGATGCCAGGTCGCGGTCGCGCGCCGCGGTATTAACGCCTACTTCAAGTCGTTCGGTTTGATGGATCGCGAGCGGCGCCGGCCGATGGCCGACGACGCGATCTTTCGCATTTACTCAATGACCAAGCCGATTACTTCGATCGCGCTGATGACGCTTTTCGAGCAGGGCCACTTTCAGCTCAACGATCCGGTATCGCGATTCATTCCTGAATGGCGCGATCACAAGGTATGGATTTCCGGCGAAGGCGCGAACATGGAGGTCGCCGCGCCGGCGCGTCCGATGACGATGCGGCACGTGCTGAGCCACACGGGCGGGCTCACTTACGGCGCGACCAATCATCCCGTCGATCGCGTTTATCGCGAGCAGATGGTGCAGCGCGAACGCGGCGAGACCCTCGCGGCCTTCGTGCGCAAGCTCGCGCATGTGCCGCTTCGGTATCACCCGGGTGAGCGCTGGATGTACTCGCTTTCGACCGACGTCTGCGGCTACCTGGTCGAGGCGATTTCAGGAAAGCGCTTCGACCGCTACCTGCAGGAAACGATCTTCGGCCCGCTCGAAATGCGCGACACGGCGTTTTTCGTATCGCGCGCCAACGCCTCGCGGTTCGCCGCCAACTACGAGCGCCAGCCTGACAAGACGCTCAAGCTGATCGACGACCCTGCTGCCAGCACGTATCTCAGCGAGCCGACCTTCTTTTCCGGCGGCGGCGGTCTCACGGGCACGACGGCAGACTACCTGCGGTTCTCCGAGATGCTACGGCGCGGTGGCGAGCTCGACGGTAATCGCATCATCGGTTCGCGAACGCTCGCACTGATGCATAAGAACCACCTGGCCGGCGGCAAGGATCTCACGCAGATGGCGATCGGTGCCTTTTCGGAAACTGCATACGAGGGCGTCGGCTTTGGTCTCGGCTTCGCAACCACGCTCGGGGAAGTTGAAGCGGGCACGATCGGCGCGGGCGATTACTATTGGGGCGGCGCCGCTTCGACGATTTTTTGGGTCGATCCGAAAGAGGATCTGGTCGTCGTTTTCATGACGCAGCTCATGCCGTCGGCAACCTTCAACTTCCGCGGCCAGCTCAAGAACATCATTTATTCGGCAATCGTGGACTAG